One genomic region from Stutzerimonas decontaminans encodes:
- a CDS encoding 2-oxoglutarate and iron-dependent oxygenase domain-containing protein produces MNTLPIIDISPLYDADEKGHLAVAEAIDRACREWGFFYIKGHPISAERIATLTEHARRFFALPAEQKLEIDITKSQHHRGYGAVATEQLDPSQPCDLKETFDMGFHMPTDHPEVLAGKPLRGPNRHPAQLEGWTELMEGHYRDMQDLACTLLRAIALALGIERDFFDKRFVEPISVFRMIHYPPRQTATSAEQQGAGAHTDYGCVTLLYQDQAGGLQVQNVKGEWIDAPPIEGTYVVNIGDMMARWSNDRYKSTPHRVISPLGVDRYSMPFFAEPHPDTEIACLPGCYSEDNPPKYPSTTCSRYMLSRFAETYAYRRQGEAETA; encoded by the coding sequence ATGAATACACTGCCCATCATCGACATTTCCCCCCTCTACGACGCCGACGAAAAGGGCCACTTGGCCGTTGCCGAGGCGATCGACCGCGCCTGCCGCGAGTGGGGCTTCTTCTATATCAAGGGTCATCCGATCAGCGCCGAGCGCATCGCTACGCTGACCGAACATGCCCGCCGTTTCTTCGCACTGCCGGCCGAACAGAAGCTTGAGATCGACATCACCAAGAGCCAGCATCACCGCGGCTACGGTGCCGTCGCCACCGAGCAACTGGACCCGAGCCAGCCGTGCGATCTCAAGGAAACCTTCGACATGGGTTTCCATATGCCTACCGACCACCCGGAAGTGCTGGCCGGCAAACCGCTGCGCGGGCCCAACCGACACCCGGCACAGCTGGAAGGCTGGACCGAGCTGATGGAAGGCCACTACCGCGACATGCAGGATCTCGCCTGCACCCTGCTGCGTGCGATTGCGCTGGCCTTGGGCATCGAGCGGGACTTCTTCGACAAGCGCTTCGTCGAGCCCATCAGCGTGTTCCGCATGATCCACTACCCGCCCCGGCAGACCGCCACCAGCGCCGAGCAACAGGGTGCCGGCGCGCACACTGACTACGGCTGCGTCACCCTGCTCTATCAGGACCAGGCCGGCGGCCTGCAGGTGCAAAACGTCAAAGGCGAGTGGATCGACGCGCCGCCGATCGAAGGCACCTACGTGGTCAACATCGGCGACATGATGGCGCGCTGGAGCAACGACCGTTACAAGTCGACGCCCCATCGCGTGATCAGCCCGCTGGGCGTGGATCGCTATTCGATGCCCTTCTTCGCCGAGCCGCACCCGGACACCGAGATCGCCTGCCTGCCCGGCTGCTACAGCGAAGACAACCCACCGAAATACCCGAGCACGACGTGCAGCCGCTACATGCTCTCGCGCTTCGCCGAGACCTACGCCTACCGACGGCAGGGCGAGGCCGAAACGGCCTGA
- a CDS encoding cation-transporting P-type ATPase, producing the protein MPEQQTQSNRWHARQTDEALLALESSSAGLTDEQAQQRLLKYGPNRLDEAKPASIWQRLLRHVNNVLLYVLIAAALVTALMGHWVDTFVILAVVVLNVVIGFVQEGKAEKALQAIRHLLAPRAVVLRDGRQQDIDAAELVPGDIVLLASGDSLPADVRLLQARNLRVDEAALTGESVPVDKQVDAVADDASIGDRLCMGYAGTLVTQGQARAVVVATGGATEMGRIGRMLESVEQGTTPLLRKMEEFGRILTVVILATGALLFLFGTLVRGMGVGEMFMAAVGLSVAAIPEGLPAIMTITLAIGVQRMATRNAVIRRLPAVETLGSVTVICSDKTGTLTRNEMTVQQVICAGQSLEVEGAGYAPQGAFLFEGSAVEPAVLQGRSPAARALVEAAALCNDASLHEKDQAWVLAGDPTEGALLTLAMKAGLSPTALQVDRPRLDVIPFESEHRFMATLHACEGAREVLLKGAPERVLAMCSYQLEADGKEQALDEAHWHEQIEAQARAGRRVLALARRRLAAGKEHLDHADVAGGLTLLGLVGIIDPPRDEAITAVAQCRAAGIRVVMITGDHGVTASAIARQLGMGDDIKAITGPELELMDEAAMREAVAEARVFARASPEHKLRLVRALQANGEVVAMTGDGVNDAPALKQADVGVAMGMKGTEAAKQAGAIVLADDNFASIAHAVEEGRTVYDNLRKTVTFLLPINGGESLSLLLAVLLGIALPITPVQVLWVNMVSSVALALVLAFEPTEADVMQRPPRRPDEPMLSRFVIWRIFFVSALFLAGIFGMYQWMLSQGATVEAARTVAVNTLVCMEVFYLFSVRYLKAPSFTVQGVKGTPRVLVAVFGVFALQLLFTYAPFMQSLFASEALSLTTGVLVVLAGVAVLVILEIEKALLRRVGAGP; encoded by the coding sequence ATGCCCGAACAGCAAACCCAGTCGAACCGCTGGCACGCGCGCCAGACCGATGAGGCATTGCTTGCGCTGGAGTCTTCGAGCGCCGGCCTAACCGACGAGCAGGCCCAGCAGCGGCTGCTCAAGTACGGTCCCAATCGGCTCGACGAGGCCAAGCCTGCGAGCATCTGGCAGCGACTGCTGCGCCATGTGAACAACGTGCTGCTTTACGTGCTGATCGCCGCGGCACTGGTCACTGCATTGATGGGGCATTGGGTCGATACCTTCGTCATTCTGGCGGTGGTGGTACTTAACGTGGTGATTGGTTTCGTTCAGGAAGGCAAGGCCGAGAAGGCGCTGCAGGCGATCCGTCATCTGCTTGCGCCCCGGGCGGTGGTGCTGCGTGACGGTCGCCAGCAGGACATCGATGCCGCCGAGCTGGTGCCCGGCGATATTGTGCTGCTGGCGTCGGGCGATAGCCTGCCGGCCGATGTGCGTTTGCTGCAGGCACGCAACCTGCGCGTCGACGAGGCCGCCCTGACCGGTGAATCGGTCCCCGTCGACAAGCAGGTCGACGCCGTGGCCGATGATGCCTCTATCGGTGATCGCCTCTGCATGGGTTATGCCGGTACGCTGGTGACCCAGGGCCAGGCACGCGCTGTGGTGGTCGCCACCGGTGGTGCCACCGAGATGGGCCGCATCGGCCGCATGCTGGAGTCGGTGGAGCAGGGCACCACACCGCTACTGCGCAAGATGGAGGAATTCGGCCGCATCCTGACCGTGGTCATCCTGGCGACCGGCGCGTTGCTGTTTCTCTTCGGCACGCTGGTGCGCGGTATGGGCGTCGGCGAGATGTTCATGGCGGCGGTTGGGCTGTCGGTTGCGGCGATTCCGGAGGGCTTGCCAGCGATCATGACCATCACCCTGGCCATCGGCGTACAGCGCATGGCCACCCGCAACGCGGTGATCCGGCGCCTGCCGGCGGTGGAGACCCTGGGTTCGGTGACGGTGATCTGCTCGGACAAGACCGGCACGCTGACTCGCAATGAGATGACCGTGCAGCAGGTGATCTGCGCCGGCCAGTCGCTGGAAGTCGAAGGTGCTGGTTACGCGCCGCAGGGTGCGTTCCTGTTCGAAGGTTCAGCAGTCGAACCGGCCGTGTTGCAGGGGCGCTCCCCGGCGGCTCGTGCCCTGGTGGAGGCGGCGGCACTGTGCAATGACGCCAGCTTGCACGAGAAGGATCAGGCCTGGGTGTTGGCCGGCGACCCCACCGAAGGCGCATTGCTGACCCTGGCGATGAAGGCGGGGTTGTCGCCGACAGCCCTGCAGGTCGATCGGCCGCGGCTGGACGTGATTCCCTTCGAGTCCGAGCACCGTTTCATGGCGACGCTGCATGCCTGCGAAGGCGCGCGTGAAGTGCTGCTCAAGGGCGCGCCGGAACGCGTGCTGGCGATGTGTTCCTACCAGCTCGAAGCCGATGGCAAGGAGCAGGCGCTGGACGAAGCGCACTGGCACGAGCAGATCGAGGCGCAGGCGCGTGCCGGTCGACGCGTGTTGGCTCTGGCCCGGCGCAGGCTGGCCGCCGGCAAGGAGCATCTCGACCATGCGGATGTCGCCGGTGGCCTTACGCTGCTCGGTTTGGTCGGCATCATCGATCCGCCACGCGACGAGGCGATAACCGCCGTGGCGCAGTGCCGTGCTGCCGGCATTCGCGTGGTGATGATCACCGGTGACCACGGGGTGACCGCCAGCGCCATCGCCCGGCAGCTTGGTATGGGCGATGACATTAAAGCGATTACCGGGCCCGAGCTGGAGCTGATGGACGAAGCGGCCATGCGCGAGGCCGTCGCCGAGGCCCGCGTGTTCGCCCGCGCCAGCCCGGAACACAAGCTGCGTCTGGTGCGCGCGCTGCAGGCCAACGGCGAGGTGGTCGCCATGACCGGCGACGGCGTCAACGATGCGCCGGCGCTGAAGCAGGCGGACGTCGGCGTGGCCATGGGCATGAAAGGCACCGAGGCAGCCAAACAGGCTGGCGCGATCGTGCTGGCGGACGACAATTTCGCCTCCATCGCCCACGCAGTGGAAGAGGGGCGGACGGTCTACGACAACCTGCGCAAGACCGTGACCTTCCTGCTGCCGATCAACGGTGGCGAGTCGTTGTCGCTGCTGCTCGCCGTGCTGCTTGGCATCGCATTGCCGATCACCCCGGTGCAGGTGCTCTGGGTCAACATGGTCAGCTCGGTGGCGCTGGCGCTGGTGCTGGCCTTCGAGCCGACCGAGGCGGATGTGATGCAGCGACCGCCCCGGCGACCGGACGAGCCCATGCTGTCACGCTTCGTCATCTGGCGGATCTTCTTCGTCTCGGCGCTGTTTCTCGCCGGCATCTTCGGCATGTACCAGTGGATGCTGTCTCAGGGCGCGACGGTCGAGGCGGCGCGCACGGTAGCGGTGAATACACTGGTCTGCATGGAGGTGTTCTATCTGTTCAGCGTGCGTTACCTGAAGGCGCCGTCCTTCACCGTGCAAGGCGTGAAGGGCACGCCACGGGTGCTGGTGGCGGTGTTCGGCGTGTTCGCGCTGCAGTTGCTGTTCACCTACGCGCCATTCATGCAGTCGCTGTTCGCCTCCGAGGCGCTGTCGTTGACCACCGGCGTACTGGTGGTGCTCGCCGGGGTGGCGGTGCTGGTGATTCTGGAAATCGAGAAGGCGTTGCTGCGTCGCGTCGGGGCTGGGCCGTGA
- the xdhA gene encoding xanthine dehydrogenase small subunit: MIQFLLNRELRSERALDPNTTVLQYLREHRGKTGTKEGCASGDCGACTVVVGELVDDRLRYRTLNSCLTFVSALHGKQLISVEDLKDQGRLHSVQQAMVDCHGSQCGFCTPGFVMSLFALQKNAGAVTEYDPHQTHEALAGNLCRCTGYRPILEAAEQACCGKQPDQFDAREAETIAQLKAIEPRATAELNSGDKRCLSPLTVDDLADIYSANPDARLLAGGTDLALEVTQFHRELPVMIYVGHIAEMKKVEVTDSSIEIGAAAPLTDCYAALAAEYPDFGELLQRFASLQIRNQGTLGGNIGNASPIGDSPPLLIALGAEVVLRKGASSRTLPLEDYFIDYKVTARQPGEFIEKIIVPRATPDRLFRAYKVSKRLDDDISAVCAAFDLQITDGVVADARVAFGGMAAIPKRAAACEATLNGAPWNQQTVEAACDALAEDFTPLTDFRASREYRLLVAQNLLRKCFLEQHAPKTETRVTAYV; encoded by the coding sequence TTGATCCAGTTTCTTCTCAATCGAGAATTGCGCAGCGAGCGCGCACTCGATCCCAACACCACGGTGCTGCAGTACCTGCGCGAGCATCGTGGCAAGACCGGAACCAAGGAGGGCTGCGCCTCCGGTGACTGTGGCGCCTGTACCGTGGTGGTCGGCGAGCTGGTGGATGACCGCCTGCGCTATCGCACCCTCAACTCCTGCCTGACCTTCGTCTCCGCGCTGCACGGCAAGCAGCTGATCAGCGTCGAAGACCTCAAGGACCAGGGCCGGCTGCATAGCGTCCAGCAGGCCATGGTCGACTGCCACGGCTCACAGTGCGGCTTCTGCACCCCGGGATTCGTCATGAGCCTGTTCGCCCTGCAGAAGAATGCCGGCGCGGTGACCGAATACGACCCGCACCAGACTCACGAAGCGCTGGCCGGCAACCTCTGCCGCTGCACCGGCTACCGCCCCATTCTTGAAGCCGCCGAACAGGCCTGCTGCGGTAAGCAGCCGGACCAGTTCGACGCCCGCGAAGCGGAAACCATTGCCCAGCTGAAAGCCATCGAGCCGCGTGCGACCGCCGAGCTGAACAGCGGCGACAAGCGCTGCCTCTCCCCGCTGACGGTGGACGATCTGGCCGACATCTACAGCGCCAACCCGGACGCACGGCTGCTGGCCGGCGGCACTGACTTGGCCCTGGAAGTGACCCAGTTCCACCGCGAACTGCCGGTAATGATCTACGTCGGCCATATCGCCGAGATGAAAAAGGTCGAGGTAACGGACAGCAGCATCGAGATCGGTGCAGCCGCACCGCTGACCGACTGCTACGCCGCGCTGGCCGCCGAGTACCCGGATTTCGGCGAGCTGCTGCAGCGCTTCGCGTCGCTGCAGATCCGCAACCAGGGCACGCTGGGTGGCAACATCGGCAACGCCTCGCCGATCGGCGACTCGCCGCCGCTGCTGATCGCCCTGGGTGCCGAAGTTGTCCTGCGCAAGGGCGCCAGCAGCCGCACCCTGCCGCTCGAGGATTACTTCATCGACTACAAGGTCACCGCGCGCCAGCCTGGCGAGTTCATCGAGAAGATCATCGTACCGCGCGCCACACCGGATCGCCTGTTCCGCGCCTACAAGGTTTCCAAGCGTCTGGACGACGACATCTCCGCTGTCTGCGCCGCGTTTGACCTGCAGATCACCGACGGTGTGGTCGCCGATGCCCGCGTTGCCTTCGGCGGCATGGCGGCGATCCCCAAGCGTGCCGCGGCCTGCGAGGCGACGCTGAACGGCGCGCCGTGGAACCAGCAAACCGTGGAGGCGGCCTGCGATGCACTGGCCGAGGACTTCACGCCGCTGACCGACTTCCGCGCCAGCCGCGAATATCGCCTGCTGGTCGCACAGAACCTGCTGCGCAAATGCTTTCTCGAACAACATGCACCGAAGACCGAGACGAGGGTGACCGCTTATGTCTAA
- a CDS encoding 8-oxoguanine deaminase codes for MPAHRIWIKNPLALFTANDHRAPGGLVVENGVIVEMLAAGASPSLPVDETFDAREHVVLPGLVNTHHHFYQTLTRAWGPVVNEPLFNWLLTLYPVWARLTPEALQLASKVALAELLLSGCTTAADHHYLFPGGLEDAIDIQVEAVRELGMRAMLTRGSMNLSKENGGLPCKSVVQDAETILADSERLIDRYHERGDGAQIQIALAPCSPFSVTTDIMRTCAELAEARDVRLHTHLAETLDEQEFCAKRFGMRTVDYLQSVGWLGPRTWLAHGIHFNQVEIHRLGAAAVGICHCPSSNMRLASGICHTLELEEKGAIIGLGVDGSASNDASNMMLEARQALFIQRLRYGAEKITPEKVLGWATRGSARLLGRSDIGELAVGKQADLALFKLDELRFSGSHDPIAALLLCAADRADRVMVGGKWRVIDGQVEGLDVQGLITDHRQAARQLVNG; via the coding sequence ATGCCTGCTCATCGAATTTGGATCAAGAATCCCCTCGCTCTGTTCACCGCAAACGACCACCGTGCCCCTGGCGGGCTGGTGGTCGAGAACGGCGTCATTGTCGAAATGCTCGCCGCTGGGGCCTCGCCCTCACTGCCGGTGGACGAGACCTTCGACGCCCGCGAGCACGTGGTGCTTCCGGGGCTGGTCAACACCCATCACCATTTCTACCAGACCCTTACCCGCGCCTGGGGGCCGGTGGTCAACGAGCCACTGTTCAACTGGCTGCTGACGCTCTACCCGGTCTGGGCGCGACTCACTCCAGAGGCATTGCAGCTGGCGAGCAAGGTGGCGCTTGCCGAATTGTTGCTGTCCGGCTGCACCACGGCGGCGGACCACCACTACCTGTTTCCGGGCGGGCTCGAGGACGCCATCGACATCCAGGTCGAGGCCGTCCGCGAGCTGGGCATGCGCGCCATGCTCACCCGCGGTTCGATGAACCTGTCCAAGGAAAACGGCGGCCTGCCCTGCAAAAGCGTGGTGCAGGACGCCGAGACCATTCTTGCCGACAGCGAGCGGCTGATCGACCGCTACCACGAGCGCGGCGACGGTGCGCAGATACAGATCGCCCTGGCGCCCTGCTCGCCGTTCTCGGTCACCACCGACATCATGCGCACCTGCGCGGAGCTGGCCGAAGCGCGCGATGTGCGTCTGCACACCCACCTGGCCGAAACGTTGGACGAGCAAGAGTTCTGCGCGAAACGCTTCGGCATGCGCACCGTGGACTACCTGCAGAGCGTCGGCTGGCTCGGCCCGCGAACCTGGCTGGCCCATGGCATTCACTTCAATCAGGTGGAGATTCACCGCCTGGGTGCAGCCGCGGTCGGCATCTGCCATTGCCCGAGTTCCAACATGCGCCTGGCCTCCGGCATCTGCCACACGCTTGAGCTGGAGGAGAAAGGCGCCATCATCGGCCTGGGCGTCGACGGTTCGGCCTCCAACGATGCTTCCAACATGATGCTCGAAGCGCGTCAGGCGCTGTTCATCCAGCGCCTGCGCTACGGCGCCGAGAAAATCACCCCAGAGAAGGTGCTCGGTTGGGCGACCCGCGGCTCGGCACGTTTGCTTGGACGTAGCGACATCGGCGAGCTGGCAGTCGGCAAACAGGCCGATCTTGCCCTTTTCAAGCTGGACGAACTGCGCTTCTCCGGCAGCCACGATCCCATCGCTGCGTTGCTGCTTTGCGCCGCCGACCGTGCGGACCGGGTGATGGTCGGCGGCAAATGGCGCGTCATCGACGGCCAGGTCGAAGGCCTCGACGTGCAGGGACTGATCACCGATCACCGGCAGGCAGCCCGACAATTGGTAAACGGCTGA
- the xdhB gene encoding xanthine dehydrogenase molybdopterin binding subunit: MSNHVTTRTQEEIAALFTQDLVTGVGRSVKHDSAPKHVSGEAVYVDDRLEFPNQLHIYARMSERAHARIVRIDTAPCYQIPGVAIAITAKDVPGQLDIGAVLPGDPLLADGKVEYIGQPVIAVAADSLETARKAAMAAIIEYEDLEPVLDVVDALHKKHFVLDSHTHQRGDSATALASAPRRLQGSLHIGGQEHFYLETQVSSVMPTEDGGMIVYTSTQNPTEVQKLVAEVLGVSMNKIVIDMRRMGGGFGGKETQAAGPACLCAVIAHLTGRPTKMRLPRMEDMTMTGKRHPFYVEYDVGFDDDGLLHGIEIDLAGNCGYSPDLSGSIVDRAMFHSDNAYYLGDATINGHRCKTNLASNTAYRGFGGPQGMVAIEEIMDAVARELGRDPLDVRKRNYYGKTERNVTHYYQTVEHNMLEEMTAELEASSEYARRREEIRAFNAANPILKKGLALTPVKFGISFTASFLNQAGALVHVYTDGSIHLNHGGTEMGQGLNTKVAQVVAEVFQVDIERIQITATNTDKVPNTSPTAASSGADLNGKAAQNAAQTIKQRLVEFAARKWQIFEEDIEFKNGQVRLRDQYISFDELIQQAYFGQVSLSSTGFYRTPKIYYDRSQARGRPFYYFAYGAACSEVIVDTLTGEYKMLRSDILHDVGASLNPAIDIGQVEGGFVQGLGWLTMEELVWNDKGKLMTNGPASYKIPAVADMPLDLRVKLVENRKNPEDTVFHSKAVGEPPFMLGISVWCAIKDAVASLADYRAQPQIDAPATPERVLWGVEQMRRLKQAASKSATTETTPA, from the coding sequence ATGTCTAACCACGTAACCACCCGCACTCAGGAAGAAATCGCGGCGCTGTTCACCCAGGACCTGGTCACCGGGGTCGGTCGCAGCGTCAAGCACGACAGCGCGCCCAAGCACGTCTCCGGCGAGGCGGTATACGTCGACGACCGCCTGGAGTTCCCCAACCAGCTGCATATCTATGCGCGCATGAGCGAGCGCGCCCACGCCCGCATCGTCCGCATCGACACCGCACCCTGCTACCAGATTCCGGGCGTGGCCATCGCCATCACGGCGAAGGACGTGCCGGGCCAGTTGGATATCGGCGCCGTATTGCCCGGCGATCCACTGCTCGCCGACGGCAAGGTCGAGTACATCGGCCAGCCGGTGATCGCCGTCGCCGCCGACAGTCTGGAAACCGCACGCAAGGCGGCCATGGCCGCGATCATCGAATACGAAGACCTGGAGCCAGTGCTCGATGTGGTCGATGCGCTGCACAAGAAGCACTTCGTGCTCGACAGCCACACCCACCAGCGTGGTGACTCGGCGACGGCCCTGGCCAGCGCGCCGCGTCGGCTGCAGGGCTCGCTGCACATCGGCGGGCAGGAGCACTTCTATTTGGAAACCCAGGTGTCCTCGGTGATGCCCACCGAAGACGGCGGCATGATCGTCTACACCTCGACGCAGAACCCCACCGAGGTGCAGAAGCTGGTCGCCGAAGTGCTCGGCGTCTCGATGAACAAGATCGTCATCGACATGCGTCGCATGGGCGGCGGCTTCGGCGGCAAGGAAACGCAGGCCGCGGGACCTGCGTGCCTGTGCGCGGTGATCGCGCACCTCACCGGCCGGCCGACCAAGATGCGCCTGCCGCGCATGGAAGACATGACCATGACCGGCAAACGCCACCCGTTCTATGTCGAATACGACGTCGGCTTCGACGATGACGGCCTGCTGCACGGTATCGAGATCGACCTGGCCGGCAACTGTGGCTACTCGCCGGACCTCTCCGGCTCCATCGTCGACCGCGCCATGTTCCACTCCGACAACGCCTACTACCTGGGCGACGCCACCATCAACGGCCATCGCTGCAAGACCAACCTGGCGTCGAACACCGCCTACCGCGGCTTCGGCGGCCCGCAGGGCATGGTGGCCATCGAGGAGATCATGGACGCCGTGGCGCGCGAACTGGGCAGGGACCCGCTCGACGTGCGCAAGCGCAACTACTACGGCAAGACCGAGCGCAACGTCACCCACTACTACCAGACCGTCGAGCACAACATGCTCGAGGAGATGACCGCCGAGCTTGAGGCTAGTAGCGAGTACGCACGCCGCCGCGAGGAAATCCGCGCGTTCAATGCCGCGAACCCGATCCTGAAGAAAGGCCTGGCGCTCACGCCGGTGAAGTTCGGTATCAGCTTCACCGCCAGCTTCCTCAACCAGGCCGGCGCGCTGGTGCACGTCTACACCGACGGCAGCATCCACCTGAACCACGGTGGCACCGAGATGGGCCAGGGCCTCAATACCAAGGTTGCGCAGGTGGTGGCCGAGGTGTTCCAGGTGGATATCGAGCGCATCCAGATCACAGCCACCAACACCGACAAGGTGCCCAACACCTCGCCGACGGCAGCCTCCAGCGGTGCCGACCTCAACGGCAAGGCGGCGCAGAATGCGGCGCAGACCATCAAGCAACGGCTGGTGGAGTTCGCCGCGCGCAAGTGGCAGATCTTCGAGGAAGACATCGAGTTCAAGAACGGCCAGGTGCGCCTGCGCGACCAGTACATCAGCTTCGATGAGCTGATCCAGCAGGCCTATTTCGGCCAGGTCTCACTGTCGTCCACCGGTTTTTACCGCACTCCGAAGATCTACTACGACCGCAGCCAGGCGCGCGGACGGCCGTTCTACTACTTCGCCTACGGCGCGGCCTGTTCGGAAGTGATCGTCGATACCCTGACCGGCGAATACAAGATGCTGCGCAGCGACATCCTGCATGACGTCGGCGCCTCGCTGAACCCGGCCATCGATATCGGACAGGTCGAAGGCGGCTTCGTCCAGGGTCTGGGCTGGCTGACCATGGAAGAGCTGGTCTGGAACGACAAGGGCAAGCTGATGACCAACGGCCCGGCCAGCTACAAGATCCCGGCGGTAGCGGACATGCCGCTGGATCTGCGGGTCAAGCTGGTGGAGAACCGCAAGAACCCCGAAGACACCGTGTTCCACTCCAAGGCCGTGGGCGAGCCGCCATTCATGCTCGGCATCTCGGTCTGGTGCGCGATCAAGGATGCCGTCGCCAGCCTGGCCGACTACCGGGCGCAGCCGCAGATCGATGCCCCGGCAACCCCCGAGCGCGTGCTCTGGGGCGTGGAACAGATGCGCAGGTTGAAGCAGGCGGCGAGCAAGTCTGCGACAACGGAGACCACCCCGGCCTGA
- a CDS encoding BMP family ABC transporter substrate-binding protein, translating to MQNNSRKTLLRTLAAAIGFSAALTTAAASAADPLKVGFVYIGPIGDHGWTYQHEQGRKYMEEKLGDKVKTSFVENVPEGADAERVIRNMAKSDYDLIFTTSFGYMNPTLKVAKQFPKVTFEHATGYKQAKNVGTYLTRSYEGRYVGGFLAAKMTKTKKVGYIASFPIPEVIRDINSIQLALDKYNPGTEIKVVWVNTWFDPGKEADAANALIDQGVDVIFQHTDSPAPIQAAERRGIYSVGYASDMQHFGPKAVLTSIVNDWGPHYTKSAEAVMAGTWKSEDFWGGLAQESISLPISDLVPADVKTEAEAIIASIKSGEFHPFTGPIKDQAGEVRIAEGETASIKDLASMNYYVEGVKAEMPK from the coding sequence ATGCAGAACAACTCACGGAAAACCCTGCTGCGCACACTCGCCGCAGCGATCGGCTTCAGCGCCGCACTGACGACCGCAGCGGCGTCGGCTGCCGATCCGTTGAAAGTCGGCTTCGTCTATATCGGCCCGATCGGCGACCACGGCTGGACCTACCAGCACGAGCAGGGCCGCAAGTACATGGAAGAGAAGCTCGGCGACAAGGTAAAGACCAGCTTCGTCGAGAACGTGCCGGAAGGCGCCGATGCCGAGCGGGTCATCCGCAACATGGCCAAGAGCGACTACGACCTGATCTTCACCACCTCCTTCGGCTACATGAACCCCACGCTGAAGGTCGCCAAGCAGTTTCCCAAGGTCACCTTCGAGCACGCCACCGGTTACAAGCAGGCGAAGAACGTCGGCACCTACCTGACCCGTTCCTATGAGGGCCGCTACGTCGGCGGTTTCCTCGCGGCGAAGATGACCAAGACCAAGAAGGTCGGCTACATCGCCTCCTTCCCGATTCCGGAAGTGATCCGCGACATCAACTCCATCCAGCTGGCGCTGGACAAGTACAACCCCGGCACCGAGATCAAAGTGGTGTGGGTCAACACCTGGTTCGATCCGGGCAAGGAAGCCGATGCCGCCAACGCGCTGATCGACCAGGGCGTCGACGTGATCTTCCAGCACACCGACAGCCCGGCGCCGATCCAGGCCGCCGAGCGTCGTGGCATCTACTCGGTCGGTTACGCCTCGGACATGCAGCACTTCGGGCCCAAGGCCGTGCTGACCTCCATCGTCAACGACTGGGGCCCGCACTACACCAAGTCGGCCGAAGCCGTGATGGCCGGCACCTGGAAATCCGAGGACTTCTGGGGCGGTCTGGCCCAGGAGAGCATCAGCCTGCCGATCAGCGATCTGGTGCCGGCCGATGTGAAGACCGAAGCCGAAGCGATCATCGCCAGCATCAAGAGCGGCGAGTTCCATCCGTTCACCGGCCCGATCAAGGACCAGGCTGGCGAAGTGCGCATCGCCGAGGGCGAAACCGCCAGCATCAAAGACCTCGCCTCGATGAATTACTACGTCGAAGGCGTCAAGGCCGAAATGCCGAAGTAA
- a CDS encoding SDR family oxidoreductase: MQKTVLIIGASRGLGLGLAKQFSSAGWQVIATVRDPQHADTLRQIPQVRVETLDMDDASSVDELAKRLSGTRLDVLFVNAGVAGPQDKPATQATQTEVGQLFYTNAVAPVRLAERLLPLVDPQQGMIVFMSSILGSVETGPGMGMDLYGASKAALNHMTRTFVAGLGETKLTVLSMHPGWVKTDMGGDQAPLDVETSTRGMVEQVTRAIGQGGHWYLDYQGDPLPW; encoded by the coding sequence ATGCAAAAAACCGTACTCATCATCGGCGCTTCCCGCGGTCTGGGCCTCGGCCTGGCCAAGCAGTTCTCCAGCGCAGGCTGGCAGGTGATCGCCACGGTACGCGATCCGCAGCACGCCGACACGCTGCGCCAGATACCGCAGGTGCGCGTCGAAACGCTGGATATGGACGATGCAAGCAGCGTAGACGAACTGGCCAAACGCTTGTCCGGCACCCGGCTCGACGTGCTGTTCGTCAATGCCGGCGTTGCCGGCCCGCAGGACAAACCGGCCACGCAAGCCACGCAAACGGAAGTCGGCCAGCTGTTCTACACCAACGCGGTCGCCCCAGTGCGCCTGGCCGAGCGGTTGTTGCCGCTGGTCGATCCTCAGCAGGGCATGATCGTCTTCATGAGTTCGATCCTCGGCAGCGTCGAAACCGGTCCAGGCATGGGCATGGACCTGTACGGCGCGAGCAAGGCCGCGCTGAATCACATGACGCGCACCTTTGTTGCTGGGTTGGGCGAAACGAAGCTGACCGTGCTGTCGATGCATCCGGGTTGGGTCAAGACCGACATGGGTGGCGACCAGGCACCGCTGGATGTCGAGACCAGCACGCGGGGGATGGTTGAGCAGGTTACCCGGGCGATTGGTCAGGGCGGGCATTGGTATCTGGATTACCAGGGCGATCCGCTGCCCTGGTAA